A genomic window from Sulfurimonas sp. includes:
- a CDS encoding NACHT domain-containing NTPase: MTYIDLHLEKLDSNEQSRQFKFYEILEQSNCNVIVVLGAPGSGKSSILKMYQESNQESVDIYNVKNFIDLEKTTTKPILFLDGLDEFRNTSSDKVFVIEKLGSKISSLKNTKVIISCREMDWYGEDDKNALRDEINKEVEIYRILPLNYSQQLELATKMQIDNPEEFVESLSDKGLISNPQMFVMMADLYIKNPKLKIAGKSELYKEYTKYTRENNPRYKRNKINTLSEEETFKFGGYLATFYIFSSIDLFNETILESIATTDFPLDKLNTILNTKLFTEHKFSHRTIAEFLAGNYLANNVLNSYVGLNVKRIKSLFTDSNKIPTELRGTYAWLCSISKNHELIAVDPYYQAIHGDNALFDVEQKKEIMKDIKQYAQTSPYFYKFNHKLDLQGFYDSRLEEFFIQELNDELTFKSHYIFFICSVLEGATEFGINLRKSIKAKILDSSIADYYRDNLIEVLNNEDDFLVEVLDKIKNNELDDENDRIKEAILRKLYPTIITPESVVQYLKTYSSKEIMSYCYFLEDTPYEKQRQLVDEIHQFSLHKKDNNQQLIIKDTIKHFVDLYFLNTVLKFDEELNAEEIYKILKYFKSKYYKDFESIDFDSFSWRLTDGQYDEKMQRLANELFKFYIKDELTHTKEERFRFFNFQYFFNLKNPNNQYETLLSFLSFDIDMEINKTLLLDAVSYAPRDEEKNIIPLVELQAKAKEFGLERELEMRLNPPKAEWEIEDEKRIEKQRKKEQKELEDNEEHFAKKSDEEIQKSFNDLHWFSKFVYFEREKKELKFITQKTYERLKELLRTSIFNEWIEPEILTIKHLAQNKSNKRNIDTMYYAALALNNDNNEIVEKIKDESFIKYLYIISLLSSNVGNIKRADFHEKVDNAFALATQKEYIRILVSNYIPKVENLMMKYIENETDIKSLKTLAMTNDYNQRGFKDSFIDEFLSVFNFNISQEDLTQLKLYSDDSNKVIIEVLECFTGKECKEFSMKMAIAMHGVFSHNNFEIFKLYPNPKKVSAVSKMMLAFNTEESIKSVNGIQSSKNICASFLTNQVLKRFMLEECEELLKEHENDIWTNKIKNAIDEKKQSKMDAQGYGHYSIEYVKDFLLKKSIVSEKDFFEDVCIKLNDLVNTIQMNRDNEKDKFYNVTQPKDEESCRDILLNDLKKYNNELVLTREKYEKANKRVDLNIKYKNNDRFEVQVECKKDKNQELLAGIEEQLIKQYLYESSNIQYGIYFIFYFAEIKQTPKQLLEELKNKIPSNYKNKIEIILLDLRK, from the coding sequence ATGACTTATATAGATTTACACCTTGAAAAACTGGATAGTAATGAACAATCAAGACAATTTAAATTTTATGAAATATTAGAGCAATCCAACTGCAATGTTATTGTTGTATTAGGTGCCCCTGGTAGTGGCAAATCATCTATTCTAAAAATGTATCAGGAAAGTAACCAAGAATCAGTAGATATTTATAATGTTAAAAATTTTATTGACTTGGAAAAAACTACTACAAAACCTATTTTGTTTTTAGATGGACTAGATGAGTTTAGGAATACATCTAGTGATAAAGTATTTGTCATTGAAAAGTTAGGTTCTAAAATATCATCACTCAAAAATACAAAAGTGATAATTTCATGTAGAGAAATGGATTGGTATGGAGAAGATGATAAAAACGCTTTAAGAGATGAAATAAATAAAGAAGTAGAGATATATCGGATTCTCCCATTAAACTATTCACAACAGCTTGAATTAGCAACAAAGATGCAGATTGATAACCCTGAAGAATTTGTAGAGAGTTTATCTGACAAAGGATTAATAAGTAATCCACAAATGTTTGTAATGATGGCAGATTTATATATTAAAAATCCAAAACTTAAAATTGCTGGCAAAAGTGAGTTGTATAAAGAGTATACTAAATATACAAGGGAGAATAACCCACGATACAAAAGAAATAAGATTAATACTTTAAGTGAGGAAGAAACATTCAAATTTGGAGGTTATCTAGCGACTTTCTATATTTTTTCTAGTATCGATCTGTTTAATGAAACAATTCTTGAAAGTATTGCCACAACAGATTTTCCACTGGATAAACTCAATACCATTTTAAACACTAAACTTTTTACGGAACATAAGTTTAGTCATAGAACAATAGCCGAATTTTTAGCAGGGAATTATCTTGCAAACAATGTTTTAAATAGTTATGTTGGACTTAACGTCAAAAGGATTAAGAGCTTATTTACAGATAGTAATAAAATTCCAACTGAATTAAGAGGAACATATGCTTGGCTTTGTTCTATAAGTAAAAACCATGAACTTATTGCAGTTGATCCTTATTATCAAGCTATTCATGGAGATAATGCATTGTTTGATGTTGAACAGAAAAAAGAGATAATGAAAGACATTAAACAATATGCTCAAACAAGTCCATATTTTTATAAGTTTAATCACAAGTTAGATTTACAAGGTTTTTATGATTCAAGATTAGAAGAATTTTTTATTCAAGAATTAAATGATGAATTAACATTTAAAAGTCACTATATATTTTTTATATGTTCTGTTCTTGAGGGTGCAACAGAATTTGGAATTAATCTACGAAAGAGCATAAAGGCAAAAATTCTTGATAGTTCAATAGCAGATTATTACCGAGATAATCTTATCGAAGTACTAAATAATGAAGATGATTTTTTGGTTGAAGTTCTCGATAAAATTAAAAATAATGAATTAGACGATGAAAATGATCGGATAAAAGAAGCTATATTAAGAAAGCTTTATCCCACAATAATAACGCCTGAAAGTGTAGTTCAGTATCTTAAAACGTATTCATCAAAAGAAATTATGAGTTACTGTTATTTTCTTGAAGATACACCATATGAAAAACAAAGACAATTAGTTGATGAGATACATCAATTTAGTTTACATAAGAAAGATAATAATCAACAGTTAATTATTAAAGATACTATCAAACATTTTGTGGATTTGTATTTTCTAAATACAGTTCTTAAATTTGATGAAGAGTTAAATGCAGAAGAAATTTATAAAATATTGAAATATTTTAAATCTAAATATTACAAAGATTTTGAATCAATTGACTTTGATAGCTTTTCATGGCGATTAACAGATGGACAATATGACGAAAAAATGCAAAGACTTGCAAACGAGCTTTTTAAATTCTATATTAAAGATGAACTAACGCATACTAAAGAAGAACGTTTTAGATTTTTTAATTTTCAGTATTTTTTTAATTTAAAAAATCCAAATAATCAATATGAAACCTTATTGAGCTTTTTATCTTTTGATATAGATATGGAAATAAACAAAACACTTTTACTGGATGCCGTATCATATGCTCCAAGAGATGAAGAAAAAAACATAATCCCATTAGTTGAACTGCAAGCTAAAGCAAAAGAATTTGGATTAGAAAGAGAACTTGAGATGCGGTTAAATCCTCCTAAAGCAGAATGGGAAATTGAGGATGAAAAACGAATAGAGAAGCAAAGAAAAAAAGAGCAAAAAGAACTTGAAGATAATGAAGAACATTTTGCAAAAAAAAGTGATGAAGAGATACAAAAATCATTTAATGATTTACATTGGTTTAGTAAATTTGTCTATTTTGAAAGAGAAAAAAAAGAGTTAAAATTTATCACTCAAAAGACCTATGAACGACTCAAAGAACTTTTAAGAACATCAATATTTAATGAATGGATTGAGCCTGAAATATTAACTATTAAACACTTGGCTCAAAATAAGAGTAATAAACGAAATATCGACACGATGTATTATGCCGCATTAGCATTAAATAATGATAATAATGAAATTGTTGAAAAAATAAAAGATGAGAGTTTTATAAAGTATCTATATATTATTTCTTTATTATCAAGTAATGTTGGAAATATTAAAAGAGCTGATTTTCATGAAAAAGTTGATAATGCTTTTGCTCTTGCTACACAAAAAGAATATATTCGTATTTTGGTATCGAACTATATTCCTAAAGTTGAAAACTTAATGATGAAATATATAGAAAATGAAACAGATATTAAGTCTCTTAAAACTTTAGCTATGACTAATGATTACAATCAAAGAGGTTTTAAAGACTCATTTATTGATGAGTTTTTGAGTGTATTCAACTTTAATATTTCGCAAGAAGATTTGACACAATTAAAATTATATTCTGACGATTCAAATAAAGTAATAATAGAAGTTCTTGAATGTTTTACAGGTAAAGAATGCAAAGAATTTTCAATGAAAATGGCAATTGCTATGCATGGTGTATTTTCCCATAACAATTTTGAGATTTTTAAGCTTTATCCAAATCCAAAAAAAGTTTCAGCCGTGAGTAAAATGATGCTAGCGTTTAATACAGAAGAGTCAATAAAAAGTGTAAATGGTATACAATCAAGCAAAAATATATGTGCAAGTTTTTTAACCAATCAAGTTTTAAAAAGGTTTATGTTAGAGGAATGCGAGGAATTACTTAAAGAGCATGAAAACGATATTTGGACTAACAAAATAAAGAATGCAATAGATGAAAAAAAACAATCTAAAATGGATGCTCAAGGATATGGACACTATTCAATTGAATATGTTAAAGATTTTTTATTAAAAAAGTCAATTGTTTCTGAAAAAGACTTTTTTGAGGATGTTTGTATCAAATTAAATGATTTAGTAAATACTATACAGATGAATAGAGATAATGAAAAAGATAAGTTTTATAATGTAACACAACCAAAAGATGAAGAGTCGTGTAGAGATATTTTGCTAAACGATTTAAAAAAATATAATAATGAATTGGTACTAACACGTGAAAAATATGAAAAAGCTAATAAACGTGTTGATCTAAATATAAAGTATAAAAACAATGATCGTTTTGAGGTTCAAGTAGAGTGTAAAAAAGATAAAAATCAAGAGTTACTTGCAGGAATAGAGGAACAATTAATTAAACAGTATCTGTATGAATCATCAAATATTCAATATGGAATATATTTTATTTTTTATTTTGCTGAGATAAAACAAACACCAAAACAACTTTTAGAAGAATTAAAAAATAAAATACCTAGTAATTATAAAAATAAAATTGAAATCATTTTACTTGATTTAAGAAAATAA
- a CDS encoding GNAT family N-acetyltransferase — translation MNLKWIYECENVDWDELSHLYKIAPLGDKKADDLKTVFTNSRYKCFVYDGAKIIGVGRALADGVDASYICDVAIDPGYQGHGIGKEIVSKLVEFSKGHNKIILYANLGKEPFYAKLGFAKMNTAMAIFKNQERTLEVGLVSEMVSDKK, via the coding sequence ATGAATTTAAAATGGATATATGAATGTGAAAACGTTGACTGGGATGAGCTTTCACATCTTTACAAAATAGCTCCCCTTGGAGATAAAAAAGCAGATGATCTAAAAACAGTTTTTACAAATAGCAGATACAAGTGTTTTGTGTATGATGGTGCAAAAATTATAGGTGTGGGCAGAGCATTGGCTGATGGTGTAGATGCTTCATACATATGTGACGTGGCAATTGATCCAGGTTATCAAGGGCATGGGATCGGCAAAGAGATAGTAAGTAAACTTGTTGAGTTCAGCAAAGGACACAATAAAATAATTTTATATGCAAACCTAGGAAAAGAGCCGTTTTACGCAAAACTAGGGTTTGCTAAGATGAACACCGCTATGGCTATTTTTAAAAATCAAGAACGGACTTTGGAAGTTGGTTTGGTTAGTGAGATGGTTTCAGATAAAAAGTAG
- a CDS encoding YhjD/YihY/BrkB family envelope integrity protein — translation MFALVKKFYNIVLDKELSLHAASLSFYTIFSIVPLLLILMSIVSYSDLFLQIYKEIQNLIVSNFLPVNHELIMSYLDKFLEHSLEMSLFSFVLLLISSLLFFQNYEYVVNNIFEAKQRSFLETLCIYVLIIIITPLSLGATFYISVYLAGAIESHSLTSGIDILPLIPYVIILLLFFILFKLSANVKVSFKAAALSSLAVTTVFSIAKNMFIYYVFINHSYNTLYGSFSILMFLFLWVYISWFIYLQGLNFCNYINKRDL, via the coding sequence ATGTTTGCTTTAGTAAAGAAATTCTACAACATTGTTTTAGATAAGGAGCTGTCTTTACATGCAGCTTCTTTGAGTTTTTATACAATATTTTCAATAGTACCTTTACTTTTAATACTTATGAGTATTGTCTCATATTCCGATCTTTTTTTGCAGATCTATAAAGAGATTCAAAACCTTATAGTAAGTAACTTTTTACCAGTGAATCATGAACTTATTATGAGTTATCTGGATAAGTTTTTAGAACACTCTTTAGAGATGAGTCTATTTAGTTTTGTTCTTCTTCTCATATCATCATTATTGTTTTTTCAAAACTATGAATATGTAGTAAATAATATATTTGAAGCCAAACAAAGAAGTTTTTTAGAGACTCTTTGTATTTATGTGCTGATCATTATAATAACACCTCTCTCTTTAGGTGCAACATTTTATATATCTGTTTATTTAGCTGGTGCAATTGAATCGCATTCTTTAACATCAGGGATAGATATTTTGCCTTTAATTCCATATGTGATTATTTTACTTTTGTTTTTTATATTATTTAAATTATCTGCAAATGTAAAGGTTAGTTTTAAAGCTGCGGCTTTAAGTTCATTAGCTGTGACTACAGTATTTAGCATAGCCAAAAACATGTTTATATATTATGTATTTATAAACCATTCATACAATACACTTTACGGCTCTTTTTCTATTTTAATGTTTCTCTTTTTATGGGTATATATTTCATGGTTTATATACCTACAAGGTCTTAACTTTTGTAACTATATAAACAAAAGAGATCTTTAG
- a CDS encoding FAD-linked oxidase C-terminal domain-containing protein, whose translation MDAKHIKHFESIVGNDNVYSDKAHLIAYSYDATRERFEPDAVIFPRSEEDISAILKYCNEHKIVIVPRGAGSGFTGGALPSNGGIVLAMEKHMNKILEIDLKNMVAVVQPGVVNMELQRAVEEVGLFYPPDPASQDYSTIGGNVSENAGGMRAAKYGITKDYVMATRAVLPNGDVIKAGKKTIKDVAGYNISGILIASEGTLAVLSEITLRLIPKPKMTKTAMGIFPTVNDAMEAVYKTMASGVTPVAMEFLDNLTIRAVEQTFNKGLPVDAGALLVTDVDGNLEDDLNFQLAQIEKVFFENGCTEFKIAKDDKEAADIWFARRNASPALSVYGSKKLNEDVTVPRAVLPELLEKFYAIADKYQINIPCFGHTGDGNVHTNVMVDGSDPEQVKIAYQAIEEVFQATVDLGGTLSGEHGIGLAKAPYMGMAFTDEEMALFKSIKMAFDPNNILNPSKMGLN comes from the coding sequence ATGGATGCAAAACACATAAAACATTTTGAAAGTATAGTTGGAAATGATAATGTTTACAGTGATAAAGCACATTTAATCGCATACTCTTATGATGCTACACGTGAGAGATTTGAACCTGATGCTGTAATTTTTCCAAGAAGTGAAGAAGATATCTCTGCTATTTTAAAATATTGTAACGAGCATAAAATAGTGATTGTACCACGCGGAGCTGGAAGCGGTTTTACTGGCGGTGCACTTCCTAGTAACGGCGGTATCGTGTTAGCTATGGAGAAACATATGAATAAGATCTTAGAGATTGATCTTAAGAATATGGTTGCAGTAGTTCAGCCTGGTGTTGTAAATATGGAACTTCAGCGTGCAGTAGAAGAGGTTGGTCTTTTTTATCCGCCGGATCCTGCAAGCCAAGACTACTCTACAATCGGTGGAAACGTTAGTGAAAATGCAGGCGGAATGCGCGCTGCAAAATATGGGATCACAAAAGATTATGTAATGGCTACTCGTGCAGTACTTCCAAACGGTGATGTTATTAAAGCTGGTAAAAAGACTATCAAAGATGTAGCAGGTTACAATATAAGCGGTATCTTGATAGCTAGCGAGGGTACGCTTGCAGTTCTTTCTGAGATCACACTTCGTCTGATTCCAAAACCTAAAATGACAAAAACTGCTATGGGAATATTTCCAACAGTTAACGATGCTATGGAAGCTGTTTATAAAACTATGGCAAGCGGTGTAACACCGGTTGCTATGGAATTTTTAGATAATTTGACTATACGTGCTGTTGAGCAGACTTTTAACAAAGGTTTACCTGTAGATGCAGGTGCACTTCTTGTAACTGACGTTGATGGAAACTTAGAAGATGATCTAAACTTCCAGCTTGCTCAGATTGAGAAAGTTTTCTTTGAAAATGGATGTACTGAGTTTAAAATTGCTAAAGATGATAAAGAAGCTGCAGATATTTGGTTCGCACGTCGTAACGCTTCACCTGCATTAAGTGTATATGGAAGTAAAAAGCTAAATGAAGATGTGACGGTTCCTCGTGCAGTTTTACCTGAACTACTTGAAAAGTTTTATGCCATAGCTGATAAGTATCAAATCAATATACCTTGTTTTGGTCATACAGGTGATGGAAACGTACATACTAACGTAATGGTTGATGGAAGCGATCCTGAACAGGTTAAAATAGCTTATCAGGCTATTGAAGAAGTTTTCCAAGCTACGGTTGATCTAGGTGGTACGCTAAGTGGTGAACATGGAATAGGGCTTGCAAAAGCTCCATATATGGGTATGGCATTTACAGACGAGGAGATGGCTCTATTTAAGTCTATCAAAATGGCATTTGACCCAAACAACATTTTAAACCCTTCAAAAATGGGGCTTAACTAA
- a CDS encoding plasminogen-binding N-terminal domain-containing protein, with amino-acid sequence MKYIFTLMFLLSSIYGSVLKSTIASVDHENDTATMKVEKIDVGMSGFVVHKLDKDHSSIVKSAVVESFKDSVAVLKLSDFEDLSNTALPSGKWIIKEGDTVIMAFGYKRALLIAPTSEIYNKITKSASDIQWLHPDIFATILSINGHPTPLKEDFDHMTSSSYIGLIFIYLDSKLYTLDAKSFKILHTSDVSLEQKKDMLPFYSRVEEIDANWFGEGSDELEDYEPHYYELLIEYNPEDETLKKAYEAYEENNKETEE; translated from the coding sequence ATGAAGTATATTTTTACGTTAATGTTTTTATTGTCGTCCATTTACGGTTCTGTTTTAAAATCAACTATTGCAAGTGTAGATCATGAAAATGACACAGCTACTATGAAAGTTGAAAAGATAGACGTAGGAATGAGTGGATTTGTTGTTCATAAGTTAGATAAAGATCACTCAAGTATTGTAAAAAGTGCAGTTGTAGAGAGTTTTAAAGACAGTGTAGCTGTTTTAAAACTAAGTGATTTTGAAGACTTGAGTAATACTGCTTTACCATCTGGTAAATGGATTATAAAAGAGGGTGATACTGTAATCATGGCTTTTGGTTACAAAAGAGCACTGCTTATTGCACCGACTTCTGAAATTTATAACAAAATAACAAAAAGCGCATCAGATATTCAATGGCTTCATCCTGATATTTTTGCGACTATTTTATCAATTAACGGTCATCCTACACCTTTAAAAGAAGATTTTGATCATATGACTTCATCTTCATATATAGGCTTAATTTTTATCTATTTAGACTCAAAACTATATACTTTGGATGCTAAAAGCTTTAAAATACTTCATACATCAGATGTTTCATTAGAACAAAAGAAAGATATGCTGCCTTTTTACAGCCGTGTAGAAGAGATAGACGCAAACTGGTTTGGTGAGGGTAGTGATGAACTTGAAGATTATGAACCTCATTATTATGAACTTTTAATAGAATATAATCCTGAAGATGAAACACTAAAAAAAGCTTATGAAGCTTATGAAGAAAATAACAAAGAGACAGAGGAGTAA
- a CDS encoding peptidoglycan DD-metalloendopeptidase family protein — protein sequence MFRISILFFILITTLFGSKVDSFRWPDGVSYLMFLEQHKLPVQELYYDLDKDDQKLLEEVRAGTNCQVVKKDDGEVVQTLIPMNDELQIHLYKHNGEYHFEVIPIVSETKREAFVLKINNSPYYDIIKATGSKKLAQIFVANYRYSLNFKRDLRKGDTLIMMYDQKYRMGEPFSMPILKAAMIEMRGKQHYIYHNTQDDRYYNSKGHEVEGFLLARPVKNARISSYFTKRRFHPILKKYRAHLGVDYAARRGTPIVAAGSGRVIFKGYTRGYGNLIKIRHSDGYVTLYSHMKSFRRGIHKGKYVKKGHTIGYVGSTGLSTGPHLHFGLYKHGRAVNPLRVVQVTTTKLKGKKKEEFLQLKKNYDESLNIHLENFTKFIKEPKPDRVCYFYDGVNCE from the coding sequence TTGTTTCGTATATCAATACTATTTTTTATATTAATTACAACACTTTTTGGCTCTAAAGTAGATTCTTTTAGATGGCCCGACGGTGTATCTTACCTTATGTTTCTAGAGCAACACAAGCTACCTGTTCAAGAGCTTTACTACGATCTAGACAAAGATGATCAAAAGCTTTTGGAAGAGGTTCGTGCAGGTACAAACTGTCAAGTTGTTAAAAAAGATGATGGTGAAGTTGTACAAACTCTCATTCCTATGAATGACGAACTACAAATCCACTTATATAAACACAACGGTGAATACCACTTTGAGGTTATACCTATTGTCAGTGAAACAAAACGTGAAGCTTTTGTACTGAAGATAAACAACTCTCCTTACTACGACATTATCAAAGCAACAGGAAGTAAAAAACTTGCTCAAATCTTTGTAGCTAACTACAGATATTCCCTAAACTTTAAAAGAGATCTTCGTAAAGGTGATACATTGATCATGATGTATGATCAAAAGTACCGCATGGGAGAGCCATTCTCTATGCCGATTTTAAAAGCTGCAATGATTGAGATGCGCGGTAAACAACACTATATTTACCACAATACACAAGATGACAGATATTACAACTCAAAAGGTCATGAAGTTGAAGGTTTTTTACTTGCACGTCCAGTTAAAAATGCACGTATATCTTCGTACTTTACAAAAAGACGTTTTCACCCAATACTCAAAAAATACCGTGCCCATTTAGGTGTTGACTATGCAGCACGCCGCGGGACACCGATCGTAGCAGCTGGAAGCGGAAGAGTTATATTTAAAGGCTATACTCGCGGTTACGGAAACTTAATAAAAATAAGACACTCTGATGGTTATGTAACACTTTACTCTCACATGAAATCTTTCCGCAGAGGCATACACAAAGGTAAGTATGTAAAAAAAGGTCATACAATTGGTTATGTAGGAAGTACAGGTCTATCAACTGGTCCACACCTTCACTTTGGTTTGTATAAACATGGACGTGCGGTAAATCCTCTTCGTGTAGTTCAAGTTACTACTACTAAACTAAAAGGTAAAAAGAAAGAAGAGTTTTTGCAACTTAAGAAAAACTACGATGAGAGTTTAAATATACACCTTGAAAACTTTACTAAATTTATAAAAGAGCCTAAACCAGATAGAGTATGCTACTTTTATGACGGGGTAAATTGTGAATAA
- a CDS encoding NUDIX domain-containing protein, whose translation MVNKFTTIENIGKLDNPKFIKPMKIDYTYKGEKKVWEAVLSHDSVSIILYNKDKDAFVVVKQMRIPVLNANKTNGVTYELCAGIVDKDKPKVEIAKEEVLEECGYDIDSRSIKEITSFYTSVGISGTRQTLYYAECDDNMQVNNGGGLHDEDIEVIYIPVSEAKEFMFDQKYQKTPGLIMGFYWFFDNIK comes from the coding sequence ATTGTGAATAAATTTACAACTATAGAAAACATAGGAAAACTAGATAATCCAAAGTTTATAAAACCTATGAAAATTGACTATACATATAAGGGTGAGAAAAAAGTATGGGAAGCTGTTTTAAGCCATGACAGTGTCTCGATCATTTTGTACAATAAAGATAAGGACGCATTTGTAGTTGTAAAACAGATGCGAATACCTGTGCTAAATGCAAATAAAACAAATGGTGTAACATATGAGCTTTGTGCAGGTATTGTCGATAAAGACAAACCAAAAGTAGAGATAGCTAAAGAGGAAGTTCTTGAAGAATGTGGTTACGATATAGACTCACGCTCAATCAAAGAGATCACATCTTTTTATACAAGTGTTGGTATAAGCGGAACTAGGCAAACACTTTACTATGCAGAGTGTGATGACAATATGCAGGTAAATAACGGCGGTGGGCTTCATGATGAAGATATTGAGGTAATTTACATCCCTGTTAGTGAAGCTAAAGAGTTTATGTTTGATCAAAAATACCAGAAAACACCAGGTTTAATTATGGGTTTTTACTGGTTTTTTGATAATATTAAATAA